In one window of Eleutherodactylus coqui strain aEleCoq1 chromosome 10, aEleCoq1.hap1, whole genome shotgun sequence DNA:
- the WDR38 gene encoding WD repeat-containing protein 38 isoform X2 codes for MWRSPGEYFASSTVRYLERHKGEVNCCAISPDYQLVLTCSDDSRIHVWEAKSGLLRHKVTGHADHSKSVETVSFSPDGACLLSAGWDRLIILWEVQSGQRLKTFVGHQDAIQCSAFSKDGSYFATGSWDHTVRLWSLGNDAPGRVLKGHKGNVSCVSFSVSGMLASGSWDKTIRVWNPRSGALIFLLKGHLDWLRTLSFSRDGILLASTGHDNMVRLWDCENGKCLKVVKSMLEMTHVCIFSPEGTLMLAGAMGFHQSQY; via the exons ATGTGGAGGAGTCCGGGAGAATACTTTGCAAGCAGCACAGTGAGATACCTTGAGAGGCATAAAGGGGAG GTGAATTGCTGCGCTATTTCTCCAGACTATCAGCTTGTCCTCACGTGTTCTGATGACAGTCGTATCCATGTGTGGGAAGCCAAGAGTGGGTTACTGAGGCATAAAGTGACGGGACACGCAG ATCATTCTAAAAGTGTGGAAACTGTTAGTTTCAGCCCAGACGGCGCCTGTTTACTGTCTGCTGGATGGGATCGTCTTATCATCCTGTGGGAAGTGCAG tctggtcagagatTAAAGACTTTCGTTGGCCATCAAGATGCCATTCAGTGCAGCGCTTTCTCAAAAGATGGTTCTTACTTT GCCACGGGGTCCTGGGATCACACTGTCAGGCTGTGGAGTCTGGGTAATGATGCACCCGGGAGAGTCCTGAAAGGACATAAGGGGAATGTCAGCTGCGTGAGCTTTTCTGTTTCTGGGATGCTG GCTTCTGGATCATGGGACAAAACAATCAGAGTCTGGAACCCACGCAGCGGTGCCTTGATCTTTCTTCTGAAAGGACACTTGGATTGGTTAAGAACCTTGTCGTTCTCCCGTGACGGTATCCTTCTGGCTTCCACTGGACATGACAACATG GTAAGACTGTGGGACTGTGAAAACGGAAAATGCCTAAAGGTCGTCAAG AGCATGCTGGAGATGACACATGTCTGTATATTCTCACCAGAAGGCACCCTAATGCTGGCTGGTGCTATGGGGTTTCACCAATCGCAGTACTAA
- the WDR38 gene encoding WD repeat-containing protein 38 isoform X1: protein MWRSPGEYFASSTVRYLERHKGEVNCCAISPDYQLVLTCSDDSRIHVWEAKSGLLRHKVTGHAGPVKSCCFSPDGSLFASSSHDCTVRIWRVDTADCLHVLTDHSKSVETVSFSPDGACLLSAGWDRLIILWEVQSGQRLKTFVGHQDAIQCSAFSKDGSYFATGSWDHTVRLWSLGNDAPGRVLKGHKGNVSCVSFSVSGMLASGSWDKTIRVWNPRSGALIFLLKGHLDWLRTLSFSRDGILLASTGHDNMVRLWDCENGKCLKVVKSMLEMTHVCIFSPEGTLMLAGAMGFHQSQY, encoded by the exons ATGTGGAGGAGTCCGGGAGAATACTTTGCAAGCAGCACAGTGAGATACCTTGAGAGGCATAAAGGGGAG GTGAATTGCTGCGCTATTTCTCCAGACTATCAGCTTGTCCTCACGTGTTCTGATGACAGTCGTATCCATGTGTGGGAAGCCAAGAGTGGGTTACTGAGGCATAAAGTGACGGGACACGCAG GACCAGTAAAGTCTTGCTGCTTTTCCCCTGATGGCTCCCTGTTTGCCAGCTCATCACATGACTGCACTGTGCGGATATGGAGGGTGGATACGGCAGATTGTCTCCATGTGCTAACTG ATCATTCTAAAAGTGTGGAAACTGTTAGTTTCAGCCCAGACGGCGCCTGTTTACTGTCTGCTGGATGGGATCGTCTTATCATCCTGTGGGAAGTGCAG tctggtcagagatTAAAGACTTTCGTTGGCCATCAAGATGCCATTCAGTGCAGCGCTTTCTCAAAAGATGGTTCTTACTTT GCCACGGGGTCCTGGGATCACACTGTCAGGCTGTGGAGTCTGGGTAATGATGCACCCGGGAGAGTCCTGAAAGGACATAAGGGGAATGTCAGCTGCGTGAGCTTTTCTGTTTCTGGGATGCTG GCTTCTGGATCATGGGACAAAACAATCAGAGTCTGGAACCCACGCAGCGGTGCCTTGATCTTTCTTCTGAAAGGACACTTGGATTGGTTAAGAACCTTGTCGTTCTCCCGTGACGGTATCCTTCTGGCTTCCACTGGACATGACAACATG GTAAGACTGTGGGACTGTGAAAACGGAAAATGCCTAAAGGTCGTCAAG AGCATGCTGGAGATGACACATGTCTGTATATTCTCACCAGAAGGCACCCTAATGCTGGCTGGTGCTATGGGGTTTCACCAATCGCAGTACTAA